The region CTGCTGATGGAAATGTCTATTTCATACCTATGGAACAATCAAAGATACTCGTCTTAAATAGTACCGACTTTAGCCAAAGCATAATCGATACAAACGAATCAGCCCTGAACCAATGGGGGGATGGAGCCCTCTTACAATCAGGAGAGATTTTCTTTTTACCGCATACAAACAGTCGTTACTTAAGGCTGAATCCAAATGCTGAAGGGCGATTTTGTGATTCCATCCTCCTGAGCGGGTATTATAATAAATACTAGTAGGTATTAGACGCTAGGAAACTCTTCTCTTCCATCTGCATGTCGTGCAAAACGTCCCGCATTGGTTCCGTGTACAGGTTCATGAGATTTCCAGGGCCAACCACCAAAGCCTGTCTTTTGGAAATCTTGGAAGGCATCTTGGATCTCCTCTCTTGTATTCATCACAAAGGGACCGTATTGCACCACTGGTTCTTGGATAGGTTTGGATTCCAACAGCAAGATTTCAATCCGATTGTCGCTCAGATTTTCTAATTCGATATTTTCATCTGAGATCAATTGAACTTGGTGGTAGTCAGGTATCGTTTGCCCATCCAAGGTGAGTTGAGTCCCTCTGTAAAAGTACAACATCCTACCCAAGTTTTTGTTATGCGCTGGAATTTGCCATTTTGCTTTTGCTTCGAGTTGTATGATCCATACTTGTACGGAATGTTCAGGATTGCTTGCCCAAGAATCAGGGGGAGGGTTTTGGGCCTTCTCTCCGCCCAACTGTCCTGCAATCAATTCGACATGAGTCTTTCTTCCATTTTCATCTAGAAAGCTGAGTTTGGGGATAGATTCAGCCCATAACATCGTAAAGTGTGGCCTTACAAATTTGCTTTTTTTGGGAAGGTTAAGCCAGATTTGAAATAACTCCAAACGATTGTCTTTGTGTTGGTCTAAGAGTGGAAACATCTCTGAATGTTGGATACCAGCACCAGCCGTCATCCATTGCACGTCTCCTGCGGAATAACGCCCCACGGCCCCCATGCTATCGGAATGGTCTACAAATCCTGAACGAACAACAGTTATGGTTTCAAAACCTCTGTGTGGATGGCTTGGAAATCCAGGTATTGATTCGCCATGGTACATTCTCCATCCATCTTTTCCTGCAAAGTCTTGTCCAATCTCCCGACCAACAAGCGATGCATCAGGTCCAAAGTTCCCATTGCTTTTCGGATAAAAATCTTCATGGTGCACACAGAATAGGAATGGGTCGACGGTTTGCCACTGGAAACCCATCTTTGCCATTCCCAGGATTGTATTGGAAGATGTTGCCATGTTGGAAAGTTCTCCTTTTTTGTGTGAACGAAAGTACGAAAAGAAATGTTGGGAGACAAAGAGACCAAATCCCGTGAGCCCCAAAATCCCTAAAAATCTCTTTCTATCCATCCTAAATTAGACTGCCACTCAGACCAAATCGAATGCCAGAACTTTTACAGTTGAAGATTTTCCTCGGATGTTTAGGGCCTCTTCTGAAATTTTACGGATGGACTTGATATCCGTATAACTTGGATCAAATGTTGATTCCGTCATTAAAATCGGGCTACCAAACTCTTTTGTCGCCGACTCCAATCGACTTGCAAGATTTACAATATCACCGATCACAGTCATTTCCCGTCTATTTTCAGAGCCGATGTTGCCTCGAATTACAGGTCCAGATGCCATACCAATCCCAATCCGAATGGGAGGGAATCCTAGCTCCGCAATCTCCGCATTTGTAGTATCTAGCTCTTTTAAGATCTCAGCTGCGGCGCGCAAAGCACTGATTCTATGTGCTCCACTTGTAAGTTCTTCGTCAAAAACCGCCATGACAGCATCACCAATAAATTTATCCACAAATCCATTGTTTTTGCTTACGATCTCCACAATTCTTCCGAAATGAATATTTAATAGCCGGACAATCCGTTCGGGAGGAAAAGTTTCAGATAGACTTGTGAAGGAACGAATGTCCGAGAAAAGAATGACGGCTTCTATCCGATCACCATCCGTATTTACTTTTCCTCCCAAAATGAGGTCTCGAACAGCGGGAGATACATAGTGTCCAAAAACAGTTTTTATAATTTCTTTTTCTTCAAGTGCCTCACCCATATGGTTAACAGCAACTTCTAAGACGCCTAGAGCATCATCACTATGAACAGGTATCCTTTCCGTAAATCTTCCTTCTGCATAGTGGTCTAGAGCAGTATGCATGCTCTGTATCGGGATGAGAAAGGTTTTACTGTTTAAGATGGTCAGAAGGGCACCTAAAGACCAAAATATGCCACCAATGATCGTTGTGACAGTTAAGAGTCTTTCCAAAAGTCCGACTTCATTTTGTCCATAAACAGTAGACAGGTATAAGATTCCTATGATGGAAATGATGGGCAAAATCCCGCTAATCAAAAAACTATCACCAAACCTTAAGAAGAGGCTTGGAGCTTTGATTTTCCATCGAACTTTTATCTTCCCATCGGGAAACCAATGTGGGATCAATAAAAATCGGTTTAAAAATTCAGTAGAATAATAGATCAAAATGGCGGAGACAATTGTCGAAAGGGTCGCTACAAATACATAAGCAAACTTGTGTTCAAAATTGGGTTCCATGATTAAAAAAAAGCCATGTTGAAAAAATCCTAAAACCCAAACAGAAAGGATAAGAAAACCGGGAAAGTTGTAGATCCTTGTCTTGGCACGAAAGAGATCAGAAGTACTTGCCTTCATATCGAGAACCTTTCGTTTTAAGGTAGGCCAGAGAAATACCACACCCAAACTTAAGTAAGAGATTTCAATAGAACTTAGGATGAGTGCTTCATAATCTGCCTGTCCGAAATTGAGATCATCCTCACGAAAGAGATAATCTGCGATTAAAACCTTTCCAGAAAAGAAGGTAATCCCTGCGATCACCTCTGCAAGTAAACAGGGCAGCAAGATAAGAAAAAAAGGGTGGTATTTCAAAAAGAATGATTTCAAGGAAAAGACCTCATTACTTCAATTTCTATGCGATGGCATCCGATTTACGAGAAAAAAACACGCATGTGCGAAGTAGGTAAATGAAAAGTTTTCTTGCATTATGTGTTGATACTTTATAGTTTTCCTAGATGATTTTCCTTGAATCACAAACTTTATGAAAACAAAAGAAAAGATTTTAGAGAGTTCATTTGCCTTGTTCCGAGAAAAGGGTTTCCAGGCCACCGCTATCTCAGAAATATTAGAAAACGCAAATGCGTACAAAAAATCGCTATACGATCACTTTGATTCGAAAGAAGAGATAGGCTTTGCCTATTTAGAACATCTTTCCAGGCAACAAGGCATCGTAATGAGGAAGGTCTTAGAAAAATCCAAAGACATGGATGATTTTATAGATAAGTGGATCAACTTCATCATACGAGACCAAAGAAATACCACCCGAAAGGATTGTCCTATCGCACTATTCTCGGGAGAAATTTCACACCTGCCACAATTTGAGCCTTACAGAAATCAGGCGATTCAATATGTTTTACAGACTACGGAGTCCTGTATTGAACACTTTCGCAATGATCTACGAACAGACACCTTACACCAAATCGCCATCGAATTGTATATAGCATACCTAGGTGGTCTACGCCTCTATTCTCTGACAAAAGATAGAAAGGTCATAGAAAGAATGAAAGACCAAATGAAACACACTGCCCGAAAGAAAAACAAAGATTTTTTTTGATTCATCCTTTAGGCTAGTTCACAAATATGGA is a window of Leptospira ryugenii DNA encoding:
- a CDS encoding TetR/AcrR family transcriptional regulator produces the protein MKTKEKILESSFALFREKGFQATAISEILENANAYKKSLYDHFDSKEEIGFAYLEHLSRQQGIVMRKVLEKSKDMDDFIDKWINFIIRDQRNTTRKDCPIALFSGEISHLPQFEPYRNQAIQYVLQTTESCIEHFRNDLRTDTLHQIAIELYIAYLGGLRLYSLTKDRKVIERMKDQMKHTARKKNKDFF
- a CDS encoding pirin family protein, with translation MATSSNTILGMAKMGFQWQTVDPFLFCVHHEDFYPKSNGNFGPDASLVGREIGQDFAGKDGWRMYHGESIPGFPSHPHRGFETITVVRSGFVDHSDSMGAVGRYSAGDVQWMTAGAGIQHSEMFPLLDQHKDNRLELFQIWLNLPKKSKFVRPHFTMLWAESIPKLSFLDENGRKTHVELIAGQLGGEKAQNPPPDSWASNPEHSVQVWIIQLEAKAKWQIPAHNKNLGRMLYFYRGTQLTLDGQTIPDYHQVQLISDENIELENLSDNRIEILLLESKPIQEPVVQYGPFVMNTREEIQDAFQDFQKTGFGGWPWKSHEPVHGTNAGRFARHADGREEFPSV
- a CDS encoding adenylate/guanylate cyclase domain-containing protein, giving the protein MKSFFLKYHPFFLILLPCLLAEVIAGITFFSGKVLIADYLFREDDLNFGQADYEALILSSIEISYLSLGVVFLWPTLKRKVLDMKASTSDLFRAKTRIYNFPGFLILSVWVLGFFQHGFFLIMEPNFEHKFAYVFVATLSTIVSAILIYYSTEFLNRFLLIPHWFPDGKIKVRWKIKAPSLFLRFGDSFLISGILPIISIIGILYLSTVYGQNEVGLLERLLTVTTIIGGIFWSLGALLTILNSKTFLIPIQSMHTALDHYAEGRFTERIPVHSDDALGVLEVAVNHMGEALEEKEIIKTVFGHYVSPAVRDLILGGKVNTDGDRIEAVILFSDIRSFTSLSETFPPERIVRLLNIHFGRIVEIVSKNNGFVDKFIGDAVMAVFDEELTSGAHRISALRAAAEILKELDTTNAEIAELGFPPIRIGIGMASGPVIRGNIGSENRREMTVIGDIVNLASRLESATKEFGSPILMTESTFDPSYTDIKSIRKISEEALNIRGKSSTVKVLAFDLV